Proteins encoded together in one Chitinophaga varians window:
- a CDS encoding efflux RND transporter periplasmic adaptor subunit, producing MKKFIIWGLVTVGAVVLIMWKLNANKKANEAKTAFVKESNSGDVPVLIQRVSTNDFSQGFLANGNFAPIRELSYLAETSGRITRLLVDEGSVVKQGQAIAYIDAEIVNTDLSSAKANLDQLRVDKERYEAAFKTGGVTQKQVDDVKLQYDIAKTRYEASSRRVSDTYVKAPISGVINKKYVEQGAYLSPGNKMFDIVDVSRLKLAVAVPEAQVVTLKKGQKVKVTSNVFPEASYEGTITFIAAKGDNSLNYPVEMEVGNVAGKELKAGMYGTAHFETPTAAKTIFIARTAFIGGVNSNEVYVMEGKVAKKRKVTAGQIIGDQVEIRGGLNEGDTVITSGQINLTDGTPVVVQGGNK from the coding sequence ATGAAAAAGTTTATTATCTGGGGCTTGGTAACAGTAGGTGCAGTGGTGCTGATCATGTGGAAGCTTAACGCCAATAAAAAAGCCAATGAAGCTAAAACAGCGTTTGTAAAAGAAAGTAATAGCGGCGATGTGCCCGTACTGATACAACGGGTATCCACCAACGATTTCTCCCAGGGTTTCCTGGCCAATGGCAACTTCGCTCCTATCCGTGAACTGTCTTACCTCGCCGAAACCTCCGGCCGTATTACCCGTCTGCTGGTAGATGAAGGCAGCGTGGTAAAACAAGGCCAGGCCATCGCCTACATTGACGCTGAGATCGTAAACACAGACCTCTCTTCTGCAAAAGCCAACCTCGATCAGCTCAGGGTGGATAAAGAAAGATATGAAGCCGCTTTTAAAACCGGTGGCGTTACCCAGAAACAGGTAGATGATGTGAAACTGCAGTATGACATCGCTAAAACCAGATATGAAGCGTCCAGCCGTCGTGTCAGCGATACTTACGTGAAAGCGCCTATCTCCGGTGTTATCAACAAAAAATATGTGGAACAGGGCGCCTATCTCTCCCCCGGTAATAAAATGTTTGACATTGTGGACGTGTCCCGGCTGAAACTGGCCGTAGCCGTACCGGAAGCGCAGGTAGTCACCCTGAAGAAAGGACAGAAAGTAAAAGTGACTTCCAATGTGTTCCCCGAAGCCAGCTATGAAGGCACTATCACCTTCATCGCTGCGAAAGGCGACAACTCCCTCAACTACCCGGTTGAAATGGAAGTCGGCAACGTGGCAGGCAAAGAACTGAAAGCAGGCATGTACGGTACTGCCCACTTTGAAACGCCTACTGCAGCTAAAACCATATTCATTGCCCGCACGGCCTTCATCGGTGGTGTGAACAGCAACGAGGTATATGTGATGGAAGGTAAAGTGGCTAAAAAACGCAAAGTGACAGCCGGCCAGATCATCGGTGACCAGGTGGAAATACGGGGAGGCCTCAACGAAGGCGATACCGTGATCACCAGCGGACAGATCAACCTTACAGATGGTACACCAGTAGTAGTACAGGGTGGCAATAAATAA